The DNA sequence TTGTCCGGGCGCTCGCCGGTCATCGGGACGTCGTCGACGTTCGCGAAGGCGAACGGTATCTCCATCGCATGGGCCGCCTTGTAGAGGCCGCCGAGGAAGTCGGACTCCCAGGCGAAGAAGTACATGTACACCGGTGCGCCGCCAGCCGCTACCCGGCGCTCCGCGAGCGTGTTCGCCGCCAGGCGCCGCGCCTCGCTGTTGATGCCGACGAGCAGGTCCCAGGGCGTGGCCTCCGGCCGGTTCCTGCGGTAGACCGCGAGCACTTCACGCCAGTCGAGGGCCGAGCGCGCGAAGAGGGCCGCCAGCCGCTCCTCGAGCTCGTGCTCCTCGAGGCGGCGCCTGCGGGGGTCTCGCGCCATGAAGAGCGCCGCTTCGTCCTTGTTCGTCCCGAGCAGCAGCGGGACGTCCACGCTCGTCGGACAGGCGACCGGGTCGAAGGGGTGCACGGGCATGTACTCGCCGTCCATGACGGGCGCGAAGTTGAAGCCGCCTCCAGCCGCGCCGTCACCGCCCTGCACGCCAATCGCCTCCGTCAGTTGCTCGTGAGGCAATACCTGAAGCTTGCCGAGCTCGCCCCTGCCGATGCCCAGCTTCGCGAGGAGGCGTTCTGCCATCTCCGTCGCGCGGTCGCGCTCGATCGCCCGCAGGGTGACGCTGCTCTGGACGATGGCGCGGTGGAAGAGGCCCTTCGCCGCCGGCATCGCCAGCAAGGTGCAGACCTTACGGCCGCCGCCTGACTCCCCGAAGATGGTGACGTTGTTCGGGTCGCCACCGAAGGCC is a window from the Dehalococcoidia bacterium genome containing:
- a CDS encoding carboxylesterase family protein, with the protein product AFGGDPNNVTIFGESGGGRKVCTLLAMPAAKGLFHRAIVQSSVTLRAIERDRATEMAERLLAKLGIGRGELGKLQVLPHEQLTEAIGVQGGDGAAGGGFNFAPVMDGEYMPVHPFDPVACPTSVDVPLLLGTNKDEAALFMARDPRRRRLEEHELEERLAALFARSALDWREVLAVYRRNRPEATPWDLLVGINSEARRLAANTLAERRVAAGGAPVYMYFFAWESDFLGGLYKAAHAMEIPFAFANVDDVPMTGERPDKHELESVMSAAWANFARKGDPNGGPVPEWPQFDTQRRATMVFDVPSRAEDDPRSEERLVWKGDLSLYR